The window CTCCTCGACTTGGTCAATATCACGAACGTTAACTTGAATTTCGATATTGGAATCTAACTTGATTTTACGTTTATACGTTTTTTCTACTTTTGCTATAGCACTTTCGGAAATGACCGTTTCGTATGGTTTTACCGAATTGACGATAATGTCTTTTTGGGTTGGATCTGTTTTTTCAAAGACTGTATCAATATAGTTATCTACTTGAAATTCATCTTCATTTCTAAAATAATCGAGTGTTTTGTTTAAAAAACCCAATTTCTCGGTATTCGTGTAACCTTCTTCTTTAATAATATAGTTTTTACATTCTGTTAACGCTAAATTAGTTTTATGATAATGTTCATCGGCTACTTTAATCTTTAAAAAACGCTCTTGCCAATAAACAACATCTTCTTTCTTTTTCGTTTTCATAAATACCGCAGGAGCTACGTCCGGCCCCATATCTATGATTATTGCCATATTATTGATTTTCTTTACATTAATACCGTCGATTCCATTGACAACCATTTTGTTTTGCTCATTTTTCACGTCAAGAAACATTTCTTTTTCATCTATTTTTACAATGGCTAGCACCTTTTTTACTTCTGTGTGCCATAAGCAATTATCGAATAATCCTATAAACAATTCTCCATTTTTAATATTAGGATGTTGGGATACACTTTTTAAATGTGTCGCTATATGCTTGGATTGTTCCAGAAAGCTGCTCTCCTGGTCAAAAATTGAATTTACATAATTATATACTTCATTTAATCCTATATCGGATTCGTGAAAAAACTCGTATTGCTGCTCCAAATCAATTTTGTTAAACGCTAATTGTGTAAAGGCAGCTTCTAGCATAACTTCTGGTTGGGAGAATGCTTCATCTCCGAATACAAGCGTATCGCCTACATAATGTACGACATACTTTGCTAATTTACTTTCACTTACTTCTAACATGGTCTTCACCTTCTAATCTTTAGTTGTAGATAATTTACCATATCATACTCTGCACAATATTATCATGTGTTTTATTATAAAATAAGAAATAAACTACTATGTAGATGAGGAAAAAGACACATACTATTCCATGACAGAAGGTACATTTGGGCGGAAGCTTGAATGCTTTATTCGAGAATGAAGAGGATTCATCTTTCTTGAATGCTGATAACAACACTTCATTGGTTAACGTTATTGAATCTTACGAAGAAAATGATTCTTCATCATTTGCTCTAGGAACAGACTCTGCATCAGATTTTAGTTTAGGTTCTCAA is drawn from Psychrobacillus sp. INOP01 and contains these coding sequences:
- a CDS encoding nucleoid-associated protein, whose product is MLEVSESKLAKYVVHYVGDTLVFGDEAFSQPEVMLEAAFTQLAFNKIDLEQQYEFFHESDIGLNEVYNYVNSIFDQESSFLEQSKHIATHLKSVSQHPNIKNGELFIGLFDNCLWHTEVKKVLAIVKIDEKEMFLDVKNEQNKMVVNGIDGINVKKINNMAIIIDMGPDVAPAVFMKTKKKEDVVYWQERFLKIKVADEHYHKTNLALTECKNYIIKEEGYTNTEKLGFLNKTLDYFRNEDEFQVDNYIDTVFEKTDPTQKDIIVNSVKPYETVISESAIAKVEKTYKRKIKLDSNIEIQVNVRDIDQVEELIEVGYDEATNRKFYKIYFQEEI